The genomic segment GAAGAGGGCCGCGAACTTGCCACCCTCGCCAACACGTTGAACCTGCCTGCAAATGCCGTGCTGCGTATCAATCCGGATGTCGATGCGGGCACGCATGGCAAGATTTCAACAGGCAAAGCGGACAATAAATTCGGCGTAGGCATCCACCGCGCGCCAGAGATCTACGGCCGTCTCGATGCGCTACCTAGCCTGAACATGCGTGGTGTAGCCCTGCATATCGGAAGTCAGCTCACAAGTCTGGAACCGCTGGAAACCGCATTTGGCAAGATCGGAACGCTGGTGCAGGATCTGCGGGCCAATGGCCATCGCATAACCCATGTCGATCTGGGCGGTGGACTCGGCGTGCGGTACAAGGATGGCGACAATCCGCCCGAGCCTGCCGATTATGGTGCCATGGTCGCGCGTGTGACGCGCGGTTGGGATGTGCGGCTAATGTTTGAACCGGGCCGCGTCATCGCCGGAAACGCAGGCATATTATTGACACGCGTGATCCGGGTGAAGCCGGGTGCGGGCAATTTGCCCTTCGCGATCGTCGATGCAGCGATGAACGACCTCGCGCGTCCCGCGCTTTACGACGCCTGGCATGATTTTGAAGCAGTTGAACCCAATGGACAAAAAATGACTGCTAATATCGTTGGCCCTGTCTGCGAGACCGGCGACACTTTTGCTATGGCGCGCGACATTGATGTGGTCGCCGCCAATGATCTGGCGATTTTCCGGACCGCAGGTGCCTATGGCGCAACGATGGCCAGCACCTATAATAGCCGCGGCCTGGTGCCCGAAGTGCTGGTTGACGGCGGCAAATTCGCGATAGTCGCGGAACGCATAGCGCCCGAAACTATTTTAGCCGCCGAACACGTGCCGGATTGGCTGAAATAGAAGGAACTTTTGGTGGACCAGCTACCCATTTTCGTAAATGTGCGGGGCCGGAAAGTCATCTTGGTTGGCGAAGGCGACGCGGCGGATGCCAAACGGCGGCTCATCGAACGCGCGGGCGGACATTGCGTCGATGCGGGAAATGCTGATGCCGTGCTGGCGTTCGTTGCGATCGAAGACGAAGACGAGGCTTTGGGCAGCGCCGCGGACCTGAAAGCCCGTGGACTATTGGTGAACGTCGTCGATCGTCCGGACCAATGCGATTTTACGACACCGGCCGTCGTCGACCGGCAGCCTGTCCTTGTCGCAGTCGGAACAGGCGGTGCGTCGGCAGGGATGGCAAAGGCCATTCGGCAGCGGATTGAAACAATATTGCCCCAAAATCTAGGCGCGCTTGCAAATGCGGTCGCGCACGCACGTGATGCTATTCGCAGTAAGTGGCCGCTGGCCGCGGACCGTCGTCGTGCACTCGATCAGGCATTTGCAGCAGGTGGTTCGCTCGACCCGTTTCAAAGCCATGGCCCAGCCGCCATCGAAACCTGGCTGGACCAAGACGACGCAGCCCAACCTTCCCGTCTGGTGGAAATACCCCTGCTATCGGGCAATGCCGATGACCTGACCTTGCTGACGGCGCGCTTGCTGGGCGAAGCTGATTATGTTTTCCATGACTCGAATATTCCTGGCGCGATTCTCAACCGCGCCCGCGCAGATGCCGTACGCCACGAAGGCGCGCCGCCTACGCCAGCGCCGGAAGGCTTAGTACTTTACCTAAGGTTGCCGTCCGCGTCAGGATAGGGCATGACCCCTGCTTGAATTGCAGGATGGATACTGTGCCCGAAATGTCGTCTCATATGCTGATTGTTGGCTGCGGCAATATGGGTGGTGCTATGCTGCGCGGATGGATCGCAGCGGGTCGGTCTCCGTCCCTATTCACGGTCATTGATCCGGCGGCACAGGATTTGCCCGTGGGCGTCCTACATGTTCCCTCCGCTAGTGCACTGGACGAAATTTTCGACACCGTTCTGATCGGCATCAAACCCCAAATGCTAGAAAGCCTCGCGCCTGCCATTCGTTCGCGGGTCGCGCCGGGTGCGCTGGTGTTCTCGATTTTGGCGGGCACGATGACAGCGACCCTTGCCAAGCTGTTTCCTGACACCAGCATTGTACGGTTAATGCCGAATCTTTCTGCCGAAATAGGACTTTCACCGCTCGGACTTTTTTCAAACGATCTATCCTCAACCGAACGCGAAACACTTGCTGATTTTGTGGCACCGCTTGGGACGCCAGTTTGGATAGAAAATGAGAACTTGATGGACGCTGTTACAGCCTTAGCCGGGTCGGGTCCCGCTTTTGTCTATCGCTTCATCGACGCCATGGCGAAGGGCGGCGAATCCGCGGGCTTGCCTGCAGACACGTCCGCACGGCTGGCTTTGGCAACCGTTGAAGGTGCCGCGCGGCTGGCAGCGGCGTCAACTGAGAGCCCTGCAACACTGGCCCAGCGCGTCACCAGTCCTGGCGGCACCACCGCGGCGGGACTTGCCGTGCTGGATGCCGACGATCATCTCAAAAAACTCATAGAAGCAACAATTAAGGCGGCCCGGGACAGGGGTGGTGAATTGGCAAAAGGGGACAAATTGTGACATACAGAGGTGCATTATGGGTTGGTCTTGCCCTTCTTTCGACCCCACTGTGCGCCTCCGTCGCCACCCCTCGCACGACCGAAACAGCCAAAGCCAATCTTGCCAAAGCAGGACCTATCGAAAGCTTCGACCTTTTCCAGTTGGCTGATGGCATCGACGACGGGGCACTGAACAGCGAAGCGATTACTGCCGCCTATCTCGCAAGAATTGCGGCAGTCGATGATAGCGGACCGATGCTGAATGCCGTCATCGCGACATTTCCCGATGCTATGGATCAGGCGCGGGCGATGGACGCGGAGATAAAGGCTGGAAAGTATCGCGGTCCATTGCACGGAATGCCGGTTTTGGTGAAAGACAATATCGAAGTGGCTGGTCCCGTCCCGACGACTGCTGGCTCACTGGCACTCGCAAACAACATCACCGGTCGCGACGCACCTCTTATCGCCCGTCTGCGCGAAGCAGGCGCGGTTATATTGGGCAAAACCAATTTGAGCGAATGGGCCAATATACGGTCCGACAACTCCACCAGCGGGTGGAGCGCAGTTGGCGGTTTGACCAAAAACCCGCACGCGCTTGATCGCAACAGCTGTGGTTCATCGAGCGGCAGTGGCTCGGCGATGGCAGCCGGACTGGCGGCGGCGACAATCGGTACCGAAACGGACGGCTCCATAACATGCCCAGCAGGCGTCAACGGTATTGTCGGGTTCAAACCGACCGTCGGTCTGGTTTCACGTCGCTATGTTGTACCAATTAGCCATAGTCAGGACACGGCCGGACCTATGACTCGTACAGTGCGCGACGCGGCTATTTTGCTCACCGCCATGGCGGGCACCGATCCACAAGACCCCGCGACTACAGATGCCGATAAATGGCGTGGTAACTATGCTGCGGGATTGTCGGCCGACGGTCTGAAAGGAATGCGCATCGGTGTACTGCGTGCCCCCAACGTCGATGCGGCTCTCTTCGATGCGGCGATAGCCAATCTGAAAGAGGGCGGTGCCGAGATTATTGCTTTGGAAATGCCGAACCTTGACCGGCAAAAATTGGGACAAGCGGAATTCAAAGTCCTGCTCGCCGAATTGAAAGCCGATCTTGCCGATTATCTACAAGGCCTGCCAGAGAACCGTGTTCCACACAAAACGCTGGCCGATATCATCGCCTTCAACAAGGCCCACGCAGACAAGGAACTGGCCTATTTCGGGCAGGAAACTTTTGAGCTTGCCGATAACGACGCAGGCCTTGATGACCCCGCCTATAAGGAAGCATTAGCAACCTCGCGTCAGCTTGCGGCAGGCGCGCTGAACGGTATGCTGGGCGCACACAAGCTGGATGTCATTGTTGCGCAGACTAATGGACCTGCGTGGCTGTCGACTTTGGGCAAGGGCGATGCCTTTTCTGGTCCAAGCGCAAGCCAATTGCCGGCAATCGCCGGTTTTCCGCATCTTACAGTACCCATGGGCCTTTCCGGTGGCTTGCCTATCGGCCTCAGTTTCATCGGCAGCCAATGGCATGATCATCAGGTGCTGAAAGCGGGCTATGCCTATGAGCAGATCTCAAAGCAACGGGCGACGCCGACCTATAAGACGAGTCTGGATAGTAAATAATGGCATTCAACAAACCGGAATTAGGTAGCTTAATTCCAACCAACACCGCTTTCGATCCTGCTATGGTCAATAAGCTGATGGGGAAATTTGGCCATGGCGGCTTTTTGGATATGGAATATGTCGGCCATGGCGAGGATTGGGTTGAATTAGCGATCGATTGGCGTGCGGATCTGGTCGCCGATCCGGAAACCGGGATATTGGCCTCTGCGGCCGTTATCAGCCTTATGGACAATGCGACCAGCATGTCGATCTGGACAAAATTGGGTGAATTTCGACCGCAAGTGACAATGGATTTACGGCTCGATTATCTGCGTCCGTCGCCCGCCGGTGCGCGAGTCTATGGCCGGGGAATTTGTTATCATCTGACACAGACCATTGGATTTGTGAGGGGTTTCGCCCACAATGGCGATATTGATGACCCATTGGCCCATGCCAGTGGAACGTTCATCAGGGTTGGGGACCGGGTGTCATGAGTGAACCTCTCACCATCGGATTGCCGCCCTATGCGCTTGCGCTGGATATGGAAGTTGTAGACCGCATCGACAGCACGCCGGTAATCGGCATGCCCTTTGCCGATAAAGTACAAGGCCGTCCGGGCTTTCTGCACGGAGGTGCTATTTCTGGTCTATTGGAGATGGCCGCAATTGCCGCCATCCACCAGGCACTGCGCGACAAAGGCAGTGATAGCGGTATTAAGCAGGTCAATGTGACGATTGATTTCATGCGCGGCGGAGCGCCTCAGATGACCTATGCGATAGGTGAAGTCATACGCTTGGGCCGCACTATGGCCAATGTCGAAGCTCGTGCTTGGCAGGACGACCGCAGCAAGCCGATTGCAATCGGCACGATGCATTATCTTATCCGAAAACCAAAAGTTGGTGGCAACTAAAAGGAATAGAAGCCTTTTACGCCTCGCCGTGGGTTTCGATCAGCGCGCTTGTGATTGCTTCTTCAGGTGTCTTGTCACCCCATATGATGAACTGGAAGACCGGATAAAAGCGTTCGCATTCATCAATTGCAACGTCGATGATCGTCTGGGCATGGTCAACACCCAGCAGGCCGTTAGACGGCATCAAACTGCCATGCCGGAAAAGCAAAATGCCGTTAGCCGACCACATGTCAAAATGGCCCAGCCACAATTGTTCATTGATGAGGCCAAGCGCCTTATAAATAGCGTCGCGCTTATCGCTAGGTACCGTAACATCGGGCAACAGGATAAGCTGCAGGGCATTATCCTCTTCCCGCCAAATGGCGCGGATCTGGTAACTGGTCCAACTGCCTTTATATTCGGCAGTTATCTCATCTTCGCCATCCAGTTCATAGGACCAGCCCCGCGCTTCGAACAATGCGGCTAGCATGTCTACAGGAGCGGATTCGTCCCGTTCAAAATGCTCATATTGTTCGTCTGCATCGTGCATGCTTTATGCGCCCATCATTATGCGGTGATTCTGCCTTGCCGCGGACTCGCGCGCAAGGGGCTTGCGCCGAGTATCTGCACAAGTCTGTGGGCCGGTTGTGGAAAAGTTTTTACTTTTTGGCCGCTGGCTTTTTTGGCGCAGGCTTGGCTTTGGGCGCTGCCTTCGCAACGGGCGCGGTTTTTGTGCCCAAAGCAGCCTCCAGAGCGGCAACGCGTTTGCCTAACGCTTCCGCTTCTTCACGGGCATTTGCAGCAAGCGCTTTGACCGCATCAAATTCTTCGCGGGTTACCAAATCCAGGCCACCAGCCCATTCGCGTGCGCGTTCGCGCATGCTGGCTTCTGCTTCGCGGCCCATGCCTGCAACCGTGCCGGCAACACCGTTCAGCACCTTGGCCAGATCATCAAAAATACGCTTTTCGCTTTGCATGTCGTTCACTCCATTTCCGCTAGTGTCCCCGGGGGTGGGAATTAGCGTCCTGACCCTATTTGGGAACTCGCGGCCGGAACGTAAAGGCTTTCCGCATCGGGATTAAGTTGATCGATCTGATAATTCAGGATCGCAGCAAAGCTGATCCATACCAGATAGGGGACCATCAACCAGGCCGCAGCCTTTCGTACCCGCCCGAATGCCACGGTTGTTGCGATGGCCACAATCAACATTGCAACTATGATATAAAAGGCGGTCGATACTTTATGCTGACCAAAAAACACGGGCGACCACGTCAGATTGATCAGGAATTGCGTAAGGAACAACCCGATCGCAATGCCCCTTCCTCGTGCGCCACGCGCATGGAGCACCATTGCGAACGCCAGCCCCATCAGAAAATAAAGCGTGGGCCACACCACACCGAAAACCCAGCTTGGAGGCTGAATATCGGGCTTTATCAATGTCTGGTACCAGCTGTTTTCACCGGTCGAACCGGATATCGTGCCCGATAGAAACCCGAGAAACATCGTGACCGGGATCACAAATAGCGCCCAGCGCAAAAGCGACATGCGCAGCTGCGAAGCAGATGCAAGCTGGTTCATGGGAGTCTCCAGACTTATCCGGCGATTCGGGCGAACGCCGTTCGACCAATTCCTTAGCATCCCGGACAAATAGAACAAGGCCGCCTGCCCTTGCGGGAAGACGGCCTGTTGTTTCAATATGAGGCGCGGGGTGTGCCGCGCGCCAATTTACTTGCGCGTGCCGGAAAGGCCCATCGAACCAAATGCACCCGCCTTCACTTCACCGGAGATGGCATCGCCATCAACCGTTGCCGTGCAGTCAAGCTTCATGGGCATTGGAACAGTCATGTCCATTGACCAGCTGATCGTGTCACCATCAACGGTGCCGCTGGGAATGTCCATCGAACCAAGGCCCCCGGCCATTTTTCCCGAGAAACTGCCACCATCACTATTGACGGTCAAAACAGCCTTCTGGTCGCCCATCGGGCTTTTGATTGTTACGTCCCAATCGCCATCAACTGATGCCATAATCCTGCTCCTTATTTAGCGTTGTTGCTTGCACTTGTGTTAGCAGCTTCACCGACCATTTCAATCGGCAAACCGAGCGCTTCAAGTTGTGGCTTCACTTTTGCCGCATCGCCTACGACCAGCCACGTGATCTTCGAAGGATCGATCTTCGCCCGCATCTCATCGTTTAATGCTTTCGCGGTAAGAGCGGTGTATTTGGCCGCAATAGTTTCAGCGTAATCGAACGGGCGCTTGTTCAGCCGGTCCGCCTGCATCTGACCAAGCACAGCCGCTGACTGCTCATAGCTTCCAGGCAGTTCAAGAACATTGCCCTTGATCGTCTTGTCCAGTTCGTCAGGAGTTACGGGC from the Sphingorhabdus lacus genome contains:
- a CDS encoding YbjN domain-containing protein, producing the protein MHDADEQYEHFERDESAPVDMLAALFEARGWSYELDGEDEITAEYKGSWTSYQIRAIWREEDNALQLILLPDVTVPSDKRDAIYKALGLINEQLWLGHFDMWSANGILLFRHGSLMPSNGLLGVDHAQTIIDVAIDECERFYPVFQFIIWGDKTPEEAITSALIETHGEA
- the proC gene encoding pyrroline-5-carboxylate reductase, translating into MSSHMLIVGCGNMGGAMLRGWIAAGRSPSLFTVIDPAAQDLPVGVLHVPSASALDEIFDTVLIGIKPQMLESLAPAIRSRVAPGALVFSILAGTMTATLAKLFPDTSIVRLMPNLSAEIGLSPLGLFSNDLSSTERETLADFVAPLGTPVWIENENLMDAVTALAGSGPAFVYRFIDAMAKGGESAGLPADTSARLALATVEGAARLAAASTESPATLAQRVTSPGGTTAAGLAVLDADDHLKKLIEATIKAARDRGGELAKGDKL
- a CDS encoding PaaI family thioesterase codes for the protein MSEPLTIGLPPYALALDMEVVDRIDSTPVIGMPFADKVQGRPGFLHGGAISGLLEMAAIAAIHQALRDKGSDSGIKQVNVTIDFMRGGAPQMTYAIGEVIRLGRTMANVEARAWQDDRSKPIAIGTMHYLIRKPKVGGN
- a CDS encoding PaaI family thioesterase, producing MAFNKPELGSLIPTNTAFDPAMVNKLMGKFGHGGFLDMEYVGHGEDWVELAIDWRADLVADPETGILASAAVISLMDNATSMSIWTKLGEFRPQVTMDLRLDYLRPSPAGARVYGRGICYHLTQTIGFVRGFAHNGDIDDPLAHASGTFIRVGDRVS
- the lysA gene encoding diaminopimelate decarboxylase, which gives rise to MNHFDLVNGVLHAEDVPLPTIADSVGTPVYVYSRATLERHAQVFRDALSGLDNPHLAFAVKANPNLAVLKVLARQGYGADVVSGGEMDRALAAGMAADDIVFSGVGKTAEEIVRALKAGIGQFNIESEEEGRELATLANTLNLPANAVLRINPDVDAGTHGKISTGKADNKFGVGIHRAPEIYGRLDALPSLNMRGVALHIGSQLTSLEPLETAFGKIGTLVQDLRANGHRITHVDLGGGLGVRYKDGDNPPEPADYGAMVARVTRGWDVRLMFEPGRVIAGNAGILLTRVIRVKPGAGNLPFAIVDAAMNDLARPALYDAWHDFEAVEPNGQKMTANIVGPVCETGDTFAMARDIDVVAANDLAIFRTAGAYGATMASTYNSRGLVPEVLVDGGKFAIVAERIAPETILAAEHVPDWLK
- a CDS encoding TspO/MBR family protein; amino-acid sequence: MNQLASASQLRMSLLRWALFVIPVTMFLGFLSGTISGSTGENSWYQTLIKPDIQPPSWVFGVVWPTLYFLMGLAFAMVLHARGARGRGIAIGLFLTQFLINLTWSPVFFGQHKVSTAFYIIVAMLIVAIATTVAFGRVRKAAAWLMVPYLVWISFAAILNYQIDQLNPDAESLYVPAASSQIGSGR
- a CDS encoding accessory factor UbiK family protein; translated protein: MQSEKRIFDDLAKVLNGVAGTVAGMGREAEASMRERAREWAGGLDLVTREEFDAVKALAANAREEAEALGKRVAALEAALGTKTAPVAKAAPKAKPAPKKPAAKK
- a CDS encoding precorrin-2 dehydrogenase/sirohydrochlorin ferrochelatase family protein translates to MDQLPIFVNVRGRKVILVGEGDAADAKRRLIERAGGHCVDAGNADAVLAFVAIEDEDEALGSAADLKARGLLVNVVDRPDQCDFTTPAVVDRQPVLVAVGTGGASAGMAKAIRQRIETILPQNLGALANAVAHARDAIRSKWPLAADRRRALDQAFAAGGSLDPFQSHGPAAIETWLDQDDAAQPSRLVEIPLLSGNADDLTLLTARLLGEADYVFHDSNIPGAILNRARADAVRHEGAPPTPAPEGLVLYLRLPSASG
- a CDS encoding amidase; the encoded protein is MTYRGALWVGLALLSTPLCASVATPRTTETAKANLAKAGPIESFDLFQLADGIDDGALNSEAITAAYLARIAAVDDSGPMLNAVIATFPDAMDQARAMDAEIKAGKYRGPLHGMPVLVKDNIEVAGPVPTTAGSLALANNITGRDAPLIARLREAGAVILGKTNLSEWANIRSDNSTSGWSAVGGLTKNPHALDRNSCGSSSGSGSAMAAGLAAATIGTETDGSITCPAGVNGIVGFKPTVGLVSRRYVVPISHSQDTAGPMTRTVRDAAILLTAMAGTDPQDPATTDADKWRGNYAAGLSADGLKGMRIGVLRAPNVDAALFDAAIANLKEGGAEIIALEMPNLDRQKLGQAEFKVLLAELKADLADYLQGLPENRVPHKTLADIIAFNKAHADKELAYFGQETFELADNDAGLDDPAYKEALATSRQLAAGALNGMLGAHKLDVIVAQTNGPAWLSTLGKGDAFSGPSASQLPAIAGFPHLTVPMGLSGGLPIGLSFIGSQWHDHQVLKAGYAYEQISKQRATPTYKTSLDSK